A single window of Neisseria sp. KEM232 DNA harbors:
- a CDS encoding LD-carboxypeptidase — MTWQISRRSLLRGSAAVAGAGLLQACAGTPAGQNAAQVRPQPQSKQPKTSGNNVLRIIASSGFAPEPARAQAGINLLQYAGFAVTNQEAAFRRFQRFAGSDAERIADVQDVAAGRAATPKVLMGMRGGYGAHRLLPHIDFASLGARMREHGTLFFGFSDVCALQLALLAQGGWLSFAGPMVYSEFGKPVPSSYTMDSFIRCTTNPDYTVSVPAVQRRDLHIEGMFWGGNLSVLSALAGSPYMPDIKGGILFIEDVGEQPYRIERMLQTLLLAGVLQKQQAVVLGDFRMGSIRDVYDGSYDLSAVTAAVSRAAKIPVLTGFPFGHIADKTTFPLGAHAKIRSDGNGGYTVAFSGYPTLDKNSLSLDNLMPQTAFDTGITQSVIEEKADSE; from the coding sequence ATGACTTGGCAGATTTCACGCCGCAGCCTGCTGCGCGGTTCGGCCGCCGTGGCGGGCGCGGGCTTGTTGCAGGCCTGCGCGGGCACGCCTGCGGGGCAGAATGCCGCGCAAGTGCGGCCGCAGCCGCAAAGCAAACAACCGAAAACATCAGGAAACAACGTGTTACGTATTATCGCTTCTTCGGGCTTCGCGCCCGAACCCGCCCGCGCGCAGGCGGGTATCAATCTGCTGCAATACGCGGGTTTTGCCGTTACCAACCAAGAAGCGGCCTTCCGCCGCTTCCAGCGCTTTGCGGGCAGCGACGCCGAACGCATTGCCGACGTGCAGGACGTGGCGGCAGGCCGCGCGGCCACACCCAAGGTGCTGATGGGCATGCGCGGCGGCTACGGCGCGCACCGCCTGCTGCCGCATATCGACTTTGCCTCGCTGGGCGCGAGAATGCGCGAACACGGCACGCTGTTTTTCGGTTTCAGCGACGTTTGCGCCCTGCAACTGGCGCTGCTGGCGCAGGGCGGATGGCTGAGCTTCGCCGGCCCGATGGTGTACAGCGAGTTCGGCAAACCCGTGCCGAGCAGCTACACGATGGATTCGTTTATCCGCTGCACCACCAACCCCGACTACACCGTATCCGTGCCCGCCGTGCAGCGGCGCGACCTGCACATCGAAGGCATGTTTTGGGGCGGCAACCTCAGCGTCCTGTCCGCACTGGCCGGCAGCCCCTATATGCCCGACATCAAAGGCGGCATTCTGTTTATCGAAGACGTGGGCGAGCAGCCCTACCGCATCGAACGGATGCTGCAAACCCTGCTTCTGGCGGGCGTTTTGCAGAAACAGCAGGCCGTTGTATTGGGCGATTTCCGCATGGGCTCCATCCGCGACGTGTACGATGGCAGCTACGATTTGAGCGCCGTCACCGCCGCCGTTTCCCGTGCTGCGAAAATCCCCGTGCTGACCGGCTTCCCCTTCGGACACATCGCCGACAAAACCACCTTCCCGCTCGGCGCGCACGCCAAAATCCGCAGCGACGGCAACGGCGGTTACACCGTCGCCTTCTCCGGCTACCCCACACTGGACAAAAACAGCCTCAGCCTCGACAACCTGATGCCGCAAACCGCCTTTGACACGGGTATCACACAAAGCGTTATCGAAGAAAAAGCCGATTCGGAATAG
- a CDS encoding histidine triad nucleotide-binding protein: MTDCIFCKIADKQIPAAVVYEDEETLCFKDIRPAAPVHLLLIPKEHFDSLAHAESRHEALLGRMMLKVPQIAAEHGLANGFKTQINTGRGGGQEVFHLHIHIMGTPAQAV; this comes from the coding sequence ATGACCGACTGCATTTTCTGCAAAATCGCCGACAAGCAAATCCCCGCCGCTGTGGTGTACGAAGACGAAGAAACCCTGTGTTTCAAAGACATCCGCCCCGCCGCGCCCGTGCACCTGCTGCTGATTCCCAAAGAGCATTTCGACTCGCTCGCGCACGCCGAAAGCCGCCACGAAGCCCTGCTGGGCAGAATGATGCTGAAAGTGCCGCAAATCGCCGCCGAACACGGCCTTGCCAACGGCTTCAAAACGCAGATCAACACCGGACGCGGCGGCGGTCAGGAAGTGTTCCACCTGCACATCCATATCATGGGCACGCCCGCACAGGCCGTCTGA
- a CDS encoding endoribonuclease L-PSP produces the protein MSALPLETYFEADEAERFTPYSYAAIVPQQGETYAAQAADIAEQIRRQFKGSGRKIVRQTVFLRDAERLDEVAVLFAQNFGDSLPLTAYVAQAPADGSLLTAEIAAVSTADAQVRRISPQLTTVSHNGITFVHTHADAFQNGRAPRENSYADTRAVLEENLALLKQGGARLDQVFRTWFYMGSIVAPDSRAADHEQRYKELNRARTDVFGDTRFLESSLKTQPAFDVYPASTGIGMGGEDIALGTTAILTERRDVYTLPLENPRQTPAFDYARHYSPESPKFARAMAVIYDGTADVYVSGTASITASETQHIGNTAKQTEETLLNIATLISADNFATSGFPGYGATLGELAAVRAYVKHAADYETVRAVCERQLPGVPVVYTIGDVCRDDLLVELEAVAHIRKAV, from the coding sequence ATGAGTGCCTTACCGCTGGAAACCTACTTTGAAGCCGACGAAGCCGAGCGCTTCACCCCTTATTCCTACGCCGCCATCGTGCCGCAGCAGGGCGAAACTTACGCCGCGCAGGCCGCCGATATTGCCGAACAAATCCGCCGCCAGTTCAAAGGCAGCGGCCGCAAAATCGTGCGCCAAACCGTCTTTCTGCGCGACGCCGAACGCCTGGACGAAGTGGCCGTGCTGTTTGCACAAAACTTTGGCGACAGTCTGCCGCTGACCGCCTACGTTGCCCAAGCCCCCGCCGACGGCAGCCTGCTCACCGCCGAAATCGCCGCCGTTTCCACCGCCGACGCCCAAGTGCGGCGCATCAGCCCGCAGCTGACCACCGTGTCCCACAACGGTATTACTTTCGTCCATACCCACGCCGACGCCTTCCAAAACGGCCGCGCCCCGCGCGAAAATTCTTATGCCGACACCCGCGCCGTGCTCGAAGAAAACCTTGCCCTGCTCAAACAAGGCGGCGCCCGCCTCGACCAAGTGTTCCGCACCTGGTTTTACATGGGCAGCATCGTCGCCCCCGACAGCCGCGCCGCCGACCATGAGCAGCGCTACAAAGAACTCAACCGCGCCCGCACCGACGTCTTCGGCGACACCCGCTTCCTTGAAAGCAGCCTGAAAACCCAACCCGCCTTCGACGTTTATCCCGCATCCACCGGCATCGGCATGGGCGGCGAAGACATCGCCCTGGGCACCACCGCCATCCTGACCGAGCGCCGCGACGTGTACACCCTACCGCTGGAAAACCCCCGCCAAACCCCCGCTTTCGACTACGCCCGCCATTACAGCCCCGAAAGCCCCAAATTCGCCCGCGCCATGGCCGTTATCTACGACGGCACCGCCGACGTTTATGTTTCCGGCACCGCCTCCATCACCGCCTCCGAAACCCAACACATCGGCAACACCGCCAAGCAGACCGAAGAAACCCTGCTCAACATCGCCACCCTGATCAGCGCCGACAACTTCGCCACCTCCGGCTTCCCCGGCTACGGTGCCACCTTGGGCGAGCTCGCCGCTGTGCGCGCCTACGTCAAACACGCCGCCGACTACGAAACCGTGCGCGCCGTGTGCGAGCGCCAACTCCCCGGCGTACCCGTGGTTTACACCATCGGCGACGTCTGCCGCGACGATTTGCTGGTCGAACTCGAAGCCGTCGCCCACATCCGCAAGGCCGTCTGA
- a CDS encoding MliC family protein, whose amino-acid sequence MKAKSLAALAAALVIAACASPEGARPDSAGSAPEQNGAGARFSCENGLSVQVRSLSNSQIELRLDDKQAVLNSAVAASGERYTATEGLFGKGAEWHQKGGEAYFEFTDPYGNKVNTTCRS is encoded by the coding sequence ATGAAAGCAAAATCCCTCGCAGCCCTTGCCGCCGCACTCGTTATCGCCGCCTGCGCCTCTCCCGAAGGCGCACGCCCCGATTCTGCCGGCAGCGCGCCCGAACAAAACGGCGCCGGTGCACGTTTCAGCTGCGAAAACGGCCTCTCCGTACAGGTACGCAGCCTGAGCAACAGCCAAATCGAATTGCGCCTCGACGACAAACAGGCCGTCCTTAATTCCGCCGTCGCCGCCTCGGGCGAACGCTACACCGCCACCGAAGGTCTGTTCGGCAAAGGCGCGGAATGGCATCAGAAAGGCGGCGAAGCCTACTTCGAATTCACCGATCCCTACGGCAACAAAGTCAACACCACCTGCCGCTCGTAA
- the efp gene encoding elongation factor P, with the protein MKTAQELRAGNVFMVGNDPMVVQKTEYIKGGRSSAKVSMKLKNLLTGAASETIYKADDKFDVVILARKNCTYSYFADPMYVFMDDEFNQYEIEADNIGDALKFIVDGMEDVCEVTFYEGNPISVELPTIIVREVEYTEPAVKGDTSGKVMKTARLVGGTEIQVMSYIENGDKVEIDTRTGEFRKRA; encoded by the coding sequence ATGAAAACCGCACAAGAACTGCGCGCCGGCAACGTATTTATGGTCGGCAACGACCCGATGGTGGTACAGAAAACCGAATACATCAAAGGCGGCCGCTCCTCCGCCAAAGTGAGCATGAAGCTGAAAAACCTGCTCACCGGCGCGGCTTCCGAAACCATTTACAAAGCCGACGACAAATTCGACGTCGTGATTCTGGCGCGCAAAAACTGCACATACAGCTACTTCGCCGACCCGATGTATGTGTTTATGGACGACGAGTTCAACCAATACGAAATCGAAGCCGACAACATCGGCGACGCGCTGAAATTCATCGTCGACGGCATGGAAGACGTGTGCGAAGTGACCTTCTACGAAGGCAACCCCATTTCCGTCGAGCTGCCCACCATCATCGTGCGCGAAGTGGAATACACCGAGCCCGCCGTCAAAGGCGACACTTCGGGCAAAGTGATGAAAACCGCACGTCTCGTCGGCGGCACCGAAATCCAGGTGATGTCCTACATCGAAAACGGCGACAAAGTGGAAATCGACACCCGCACCGGCGAATTCCGCAAACGCGCCTAA
- the tatB gene encoding Sec-independent protein translocase protein TatB, translated as MFDLGFSELLLTGIVALVVLGPERLPKAARTAGKWLGKLQGFVADMKGELNRQIEQAELAEVKDNFVSAVREVRDGLQSPQYGERPSENPEADDGLPAWERLPPQRTPADFGLDGNGRPLDAGGAFYDCAVPVHMVTLRRQAMNRRRDLRPRHRPQPQLRVRRQRGRLKGAGQ; from the coding sequence ATGTTCGATCTCGGTTTCAGCGAACTGCTGCTCACCGGCATCGTCGCCCTCGTCGTCCTCGGGCCCGAACGTCTGCCGAAAGCGGCGCGCACCGCCGGAAAATGGCTGGGCAAACTGCAAGGCTTCGTCGCCGACATGAAAGGCGAACTCAACCGCCAAATCGAACAGGCCGAGCTGGCGGAAGTCAAAGACAACTTCGTCTCCGCCGTGCGCGAAGTACGTGACGGCCTGCAAAGCCCGCAATACGGCGAAAGGCCGTCTGAAAACCCCGAAGCGGACGATGGCCTGCCCGCTTGGGAGCGCCTGCCGCCGCAGCGTACCCCCGCCGATTTCGGCCTCGACGGCAACGGCCGTCCGCTTGATGCGGGAGGCGCTTTTTACGACTGCGCCGTGCCCGTGCACATGGTGACCCTGCGCCGCCAGGCGATGAACCGCCGCCGCGACCTGCGCCCGCGCCACCGCCCGCAGCCGCAGTTGCGCGTGCGCCGCCAAAGAGGCCGTCTGAAAGGAGCAGGGCAATGA
- a CDS encoding ACT domain-containing protein, with amino-acid sequence MSHSVLTVIGKDRIGIVYDVAKLLAEHQINILNISQQLMDDYFTMIILMDTEKCPQSRAEMLDVFAEAGQRLSLDIRMQNEELFAAMHRI; translated from the coding sequence ATGTCCCATTCCGTTCTCACCGTTATCGGCAAAGACCGCATCGGCATCGTGTACGACGTTGCCAAACTCTTGGCCGAACACCAAATCAACATCCTCAACATCAGCCAACAGCTGATGGACGACTACTTCACCATGATTATCCTGATGGACACCGAAAAATGCCCGCAAAGCCGCGCCGAAATGCTCGACGTATTCGCCGAAGCAGGGCAACGCCTGTCGCTGGACATTCGGATGCAAAACGAAGAGCTGTTTGCCGCCATGCACCGGATTTAG
- a CDS encoding IS1595 family transposase gives MKLKNKYQKFSKISEPQFRQILRLFALDLTASDTAGLTGIGVRSINTPFLKLRRRLAVESGRQTPFDGVVELDESYFGAKRIRGKRGRGAGGKTIVFGVLKRGGKVYTEIVPDASEAKLQKVIRGHISVGSVINTDGRRGYHGLVDMGFAKHFRVRHGQNEFARGARHITGIESFWSDAKQRLIQFHGVARHTFYLHLKETEFRFNHRHDDLYKVLLKMLRKDPLK, from the coding sequence ATGAAATTAAAAAACAAGTATCAAAAGTTCAGCAAAATTTCCGAACCGCAATTTCGTCAAATCCTGCGGCTGTTTGCTTTGGATTTGACCGCCTCCGATACTGCCGGGCTAACCGGTATCGGCGTCCGAAGCATCAATACGCCCTTTCTGAAACTGCGCCGGCGTCTGGCTGTCGAAAGCGGGCGGCAAACCCCTTTTGACGGCGTTGTGGAACTTGACGAATCTTACTTTGGCGCAAAGCGCATCCGTGGCAAACGCGGGCGCGGTGCCGGTGGCAAAACCATCGTTTTCGGCGTACTCAAACGGGGCGGCAAGGTCTATACGGAAATCGTTCCTGATGCGTCCGAAGCCAAACTGCAAAAGGTAATACGCGGGCACATTTCTGTTGGGAGTGTCATCAATACCGATGGCCGGCGTGGTTATCACGGCTTGGTTGATATGGGTTTTGCAAAGCATTTCAGGGTGCGTCACGGGCAGAATGAATTTGCCCGCGGAGCGCGGCATATCACCGGTATCGAGTCGTTTTGGAGTGATGCAAAACAGCGTCTGATACAATTTCACGGCGTAGCACGACATACGTTTTACCTGCACTTGAAAGAAACCGAATTCCGCTTTAATCACAGGCATGATGATTTGTACAAAGTGCTGCTGAAAATGCTGCGAAAAGATCCTTTGAAATGA
- the earP gene encoding elongation factor P maturation arginine rhamnosyltransferase EarP, whose product MPYPAADCHIFCTVIDNFGDIGVSLRLARILQNEPGWRVTLWTDDEAALRALCPDLPALPCVYRGMEMRLWREGGDLPQWQGADVVIETFGCELPGRVRQGIRARKSLWLNWEYLSAEEWAAAMHGKPSPQADGTEKFFWLMGFDGRGGGLLREKDYAAPDTAALAAFRRSLGLTPKTAPEWLLFGYRSPVWAHWLRMWQAAGEPLTLLLAGTQITDSLKEAGVLPRDSLKEAGSVFQTACVTLVRLPFVPQDDFDTLLYLADGLIVRGEDSFVRAQLSGKPFFWHIYPQDEMAHLDKLDAFWRLPYPLFPADTAAAHRALSDELNGRGRLNDAERLAHWRLLAGRDNGWTQAAEAWRQHLFAQETAAEKLANFVKHR is encoded by the coding sequence ATGCCCTACCCCGCCGCCGACTGCCATATTTTCTGCACCGTTATCGACAATTTCGGCGACATCGGCGTCAGCCTGCGGCTGGCGCGCATTCTGCAAAACGAACCGGGCTGGCGCGTGACGCTGTGGACGGACGACGAAGCCGCGCTGCGCGCCCTGTGTCCCGACCTGCCCGCGCTGCCCTGCGTTTACCGGGGAATGGAAATGCGTTTGTGGCGCGAAGGCGGGGATTTGCCGCAATGGCAGGGCGCGGACGTGGTGATCGAAACCTTCGGCTGCGAGCTGCCCGGGCGCGTCAGACAGGGCATACGGGCGCGTAAATCGTTGTGGCTGAACTGGGAATACCTCAGCGCGGAGGAATGGGCGGCGGCGATGCACGGCAAACCCTCGCCGCAGGCCGACGGCACGGAAAAATTCTTCTGGCTGATGGGTTTTGACGGGCGCGGCGGCGGCCTGCTGCGGGAAAAAGACTATGCCGCGCCCGATACGGCCGCTCTCGCCGCGTTCAGACGCTCTCTCGGTCTGACACCGAAAACCGCGCCCGAGTGGCTTCTGTTCGGCTACCGCAGCCCCGTTTGGGCGCACTGGCTGCGTATGTGGCAGGCGGCGGGCGAGCCGCTCACCCTGCTGCTGGCGGGCACGCAGATTACCGACAGCCTGAAAGAAGCGGGCGTCCTGCCGCGCGACAGCCTGAAAGAAGCGGGCAGCGTTTTTCAGACGGCCTGCGTCACGCTGGTGCGCCTGCCCTTCGTGCCGCAGGACGATTTCGACACGCTGCTGTATCTTGCAGACGGCCTGATTGTGCGCGGCGAAGACAGCTTCGTGCGCGCGCAGCTGTCGGGCAAACCGTTTTTCTGGCACATCTACCCGCAGGACGAAATGGCGCATTTGGACAAACTCGACGCCTTCTGGCGCCTGCCCTACCCGCTGTTCCCCGCAGACACCGCCGCCGCCCACCGCGCCCTGTCGGACGAGCTGAACGGCAGAGGCCGTCTGAACGACGCCGAACGGCTGGCGCACTGGCGGCTTTTGGCCGGGCGCGACAACGGCTGGACGCAGGCCGCCGAAGCCTGGCGGCAGCACCTGTTTGCCCAAGAAACGGCTGCGGAAAAACTGGCAAACTTCGTCAAACACCGCTAA
- the gdhA gene encoding NADP-specific glutamate dehydrogenase: protein MSQTNLDTLFQQIKQRDPNQAPFHQAVEEVFMSLQPFLAKNPQYTRHGLLERIVEPERVIMFRVSWVDDQGQVRVNRGYRVQMSSAIGPYKGGLRFHPTVDLGVLKFLAFEQVFKNALTTLPMGGGKGGSDFDPKGKSDGEVMRFCQAFMNELYRHIGADTDVPAGDIGVGGREIGFLFGQYKKLRNEFTSVLTGKGLTWGGSLIRPEATGYGTVYFAQSMLQTKGDGFEGKRVVISGSGNVAQYACEKAIQLGAKVLTVSDSNGFVLFPDSGMTEAQLAALIELKEVRRERVKTYAQEQGLQYFEGQKPWGVKCDIALPCATQNELDGKDAATLLANGVQCVAEGANMPSTLEAVEAFLKAKILYAPGKASNAGGVATSGLEMSQNHIRLSWPREKVDGRLFDIMANIHENCVANGTENGYTNYVNGANIAGFKKVADAMLAQGIV, encoded by the coding sequence ATGAGCCAAACCAATCTCGACACCCTGTTCCAACAAATCAAACAACGCGACCCGAACCAGGCGCCCTTCCATCAGGCGGTGGAAGAAGTGTTTATGAGCCTGCAACCCTTTTTGGCGAAAAACCCGCAATACACCCGCCACGGCCTTTTGGAGCGCATCGTCGAACCCGAACGCGTGATTATGTTCCGCGTGTCGTGGGTGGACGACCAAGGGCAGGTGCGGGTCAACCGCGGCTACCGCGTGCAGATGAGTTCCGCCATCGGCCCCTACAAAGGCGGCCTGCGCTTCCATCCCACCGTCGATTTGGGCGTGCTCAAATTCCTGGCCTTCGAACAAGTCTTCAAAAACGCGCTCACCACGCTGCCGATGGGCGGCGGCAAAGGCGGCTCGGACTTTGATCCCAAAGGCAAATCCGACGGCGAAGTGATGCGCTTCTGCCAGGCCTTTATGAACGAGCTCTACCGCCACATCGGCGCGGACACCGACGTGCCCGCAGGCGACATCGGCGTGGGTGGCCGCGAAATCGGTTTCCTGTTCGGCCAGTACAAAAAACTGCGCAACGAATTTACTTCGGTGCTCACCGGCAAGGGGCTTACTTGGGGCGGCAGCCTTATCCGCCCCGAAGCCACCGGCTACGGCACGGTGTATTTCGCCCAATCCATGCTGCAAACCAAGGGCGACGGCTTTGAGGGCAAACGCGTCGTGATTTCCGGCAGCGGCAACGTGGCGCAATACGCCTGCGAAAAAGCCATCCAGCTCGGCGCGAAAGTGCTCACCGTGTCCGATTCCAACGGCTTCGTACTCTTCCCCGACAGCGGCATGACCGAAGCGCAGCTGGCCGCTCTGATCGAATTGAAAGAAGTGCGCCGCGAACGCGTGAAAACCTACGCGCAGGAGCAGGGCTTGCAGTATTTCGAAGGGCAGAAACCGTGGGGCGTGAAGTGCGACATCGCCCTGCCGTGCGCGACGCAAAACGAATTGGACGGCAAAGACGCCGCCACCCTGCTGGCCAACGGCGTGCAGTGCGTAGCCGAAGGCGCGAATATGCCCTCCACCCTCGAAGCCGTCGAAGCCTTCCTGAAAGCGAAAATCCTCTACGCGCCGGGCAAAGCCTCCAACGCGGGCGGCGTCGCCACCTCGGGTTTGGAAATGAGCCAAAACCACATCCGCCTCTCCTGGCCGCGCGAAAAAGTGGACGGCCGCCTGTTCGACATCATGGCCAACATCCACGAAAACTGCGTCGCCAACGGCACGGAAAACGGCTACACCAACTATGTCAACGGCGCCAACATCGCCGGTTTCAAAAAAGTGGCCGACGCCATGCTGGCGCAGGGCATCGTTTAA
- a CDS encoding HIT family protein: MEQCPICTAENEDVLWQNDRLRVIAVHGEANAPAFCRVIWHDHVAEMTDLTPADRDELMAAVYRVEAAMREVFRPAKINLASLGNVVPHLHWHVIARFAGDANFPAPVWAAAQRESAVVLPEDWPRQVREQLARIEAV; the protein is encoded by the coding sequence ATGGAACAATGCCCTATCTGCACGGCCGAAAACGAAGACGTGCTGTGGCAAAACGACAGGCTGCGGGTGATTGCGGTGCACGGCGAGGCCAATGCGCCGGCGTTCTGCCGCGTGATTTGGCACGATCATGTGGCGGAGATGACCGATCTTACGCCTGCCGACCGCGACGAGCTGATGGCGGCCGTGTACCGCGTGGAAGCGGCGATGCGCGAGGTGTTCCGCCCGGCGAAAATCAATTTGGCGAGCCTGGGCAATGTCGTGCCGCACCTGCATTGGCATGTGATTGCGCGTTTTGCCGGCGATGCGAATTTTCCCGCGCCGGTGTGGGCGGCGGCACAGCGCGAAAGCGCCGTTGTGCTGCCCGAAGACTGGCCGCGGCAGGTGCGCGAACAGCTGGCACGCATTGAGGCCGTCTGA
- the tatC gene encoding twin-arginine translocase subunit TatC, which yields MSAQTQTLMEHLIELRRRLMWIMLALLAAFFATVPFAQQLYTFVAQPLMATLPQGSQMIATDVIAPFFVPVKVALMTAFLATLPHTLYQIWAFVAPALYRSEKRLILPLVLSSLILFACGMAFAYFAVFPIVFKFLAGVTPQGVSMATDIDKYLSFVLGMFVAFGATFEVPIVVVLLHRMGVVSLEQMRGARPYVIVGAFAVAAVITPPDVLSQVLMAVPMVLLYELGLLAARLFKPVHDSGEADGEE from the coding sequence ATGAGCGCGCAGACGCAAACCCTGATGGAACACCTGATCGAGCTGCGCCGCCGCCTGATGTGGATCATGCTGGCGCTTTTGGCCGCCTTCTTCGCCACCGTTCCCTTCGCCCAGCAGCTTTACACCTTCGTCGCCCAACCGTTGATGGCCACCCTGCCGCAGGGCTCGCAGATGATTGCCACCGACGTGATCGCGCCGTTTTTCGTGCCGGTGAAAGTGGCGCTGATGACCGCCTTCCTCGCCACCCTGCCGCACACGCTCTACCAAATCTGGGCTTTCGTCGCCCCCGCTCTCTACCGCAGCGAAAAACGCCTGATTCTGCCGCTGGTGCTCTCCAGTCTCATCCTCTTCGCCTGCGGCATGGCCTTCGCCTATTTCGCCGTTTTCCCCATCGTGTTCAAATTCCTCGCCGGCGTCACGCCGCAGGGCGTGAGCATGGCCACCGACATCGACAAATACCTGTCTTTCGTGCTCGGCATGTTCGTCGCCTTCGGCGCAACTTTTGAAGTGCCCATCGTCGTCGTCCTGCTGCACCGCATGGGCGTGGTGTCGCTGGAACAAATGCGCGGCGCACGGCCTTACGTTATCGTCGGCGCGTTTGCCGTCGCCGCCGTCATCACCCCGCCCGACGTCCTGTCGCAGGTGCTGATGGCCGTGCCCATGGTGCTGCTCTACGAACTCGGCCTGCTGGCCGCCCGCCTGTTCAAACCCGTGCACGACAGCGGCGAAGCGGACGGGGAAGAATAA
- a CDS encoding PFL family protein has protein sequence MKTQFQSSEILETVRMVADQNFDVRTLTIGIDLHDCISPDLDTLNQNIYNKITRVGKDLVATAQFLSAKYGVPIVNQRISVTPIAQIAAATGADSYVSIAQTLDKAAKAIGVSFIGGFSTLAPKGLTPSGETLIRSIPEAMRTTDIVCSSVAIGSTRAGINMDAVRLMGETIKHTAEITPEGFGCAKIVVFCNAVDDNPFMAGAFHGAGEGDVMLNVGVSGPGVVQAALENCPPDADLTAIAETVKKTAFKITRVGELIGQEAAKRLGIPFGILDLSLAPTPAVGDSVARILEAMGLSVCGTHGTTAALALLNDAVKKGGMMASSAVGGLSGAFIPVSEDEGMIAAAESGVLTLDKLEAMTAVCSVGLDMVAVPGHTSAAAISGIIADEAAIGMINSKTTAVRIIPVPGKDVGDSVEFGGLLGYAPIMPVKDGSCEVFVKRGGRIPAPVQSLKN, from the coding sequence ATGAAAACCCAATTCCAATCTTCCGAAATCCTCGAAACCGTACGCATGGTTGCCGACCAGAATTTCGACGTGCGCACACTCACCATCGGCATCGACCTGCACGACTGCATCTCGCCCGATCTCGACACGCTCAACCAAAACATCTACAACAAAATCACGCGCGTGGGCAAAGACCTAGTAGCCACAGCGCAATTTTTGTCGGCCAAATACGGCGTGCCGATTGTCAACCAGCGCATTTCGGTTACACCGATTGCCCAAATCGCGGCGGCCACAGGGGCGGACAGCTACGTTTCCATCGCCCAAACGCTGGATAAAGCCGCCAAAGCCATCGGCGTGTCATTTATCGGCGGCTTTTCCACGCTTGCGCCCAAAGGGCTTACGCCGTCGGGCGAAACCCTGATCCGCTCGATACCCGAAGCGATGCGCACCACCGACATCGTGTGCAGCTCGGTCGCCATCGGCAGCACCCGCGCCGGCATCAATATGGACGCGGTACGGCTGATGGGCGAAACCATCAAACACACCGCCGAGATTACGCCCGAAGGCTTCGGCTGCGCCAAAATCGTGGTGTTTTGCAACGCGGTGGACGACAACCCCTTTATGGCCGGCGCGTTCCACGGCGCGGGCGAAGGCGATGTGATGCTCAACGTGGGCGTATCCGGCCCGGGCGTGGTTCAGGCTGCTTTGGAAAACTGCCCGCCAGACGCGGATTTGACTGCCATCGCCGAAACGGTGAAAAAAACCGCCTTTAAAATCACCCGCGTGGGCGAACTCATCGGCCAGGAAGCGGCCAAGCGGCTGGGCATTCCTTTCGGCATTTTGGACTTGTCGCTCGCCCCCACGCCTGCCGTGGGCGATTCGGTCGCCCGCATTTTGGAAGCGATGGGCTTGAGCGTATGCGGCACGCACGGCACTACCGCTGCGCTCGCGCTCTTAAACGACGCGGTGAAAAAAGGCGGCATGATGGCCAGCAGCGCGGTGGGCGGCCTCTCCGGCGCGTTTATCCCCGTGTCCGAAGACGAAGGCATGATTGCCGCCGCCGAATCGGGCGTGCTCACGCTCGATAAATTGGAAGCCATGACCGCCGTCTGCTCCGTCGGCCTCGACATGGTCGCCGTACCCGGCCACACCAGCGCCGCCGCCATCAGCGGCATCATCGCCGACGAAGCCGCCATCGGCATGATCAACAGCAAAACCACCGCCGTACGCATCATCCCCGTGCCCGGCAAAGACGTGGGCGACTCGGTGGAATTCGGCGGCCTCTTGGGCTATGCGCCGATCATGCCGGTGAAAGACGGCTCGTGCGAAGTGTTCGTCAAACGCGGCGGGCGGATACCCGCGCCGGTGCAGAGTTTGAAAAACTGA
- the tatA gene encoding Sec-independent protein translocase subunit TatA: MPGFSSLSHWLLLLLIVVLVFGTKKLRNVGKDLGGAVHDFKKGLNEGTDGEGKDEAAAKSAADNDKSA; this comes from the coding sequence ATGCCCGGTTTCAGCAGCCTCAGCCACTGGCTCTTATTGTTACTCATCGTCGTGCTGGTGTTCGGCACGAAAAAACTGCGCAACGTCGGCAAAGACCTCGGCGGCGCGGTGCACGACTTCAAAAAAGGACTGAACGAAGGCACCGACGGCGAAGGCAAGGACGAAGCCGCTGCCAAGTCCGCCGCCGACAACGACAAATCCGCCTAA